One stretch of Oncorhynchus tshawytscha isolate Ot180627B linkage group LG21, Otsh_v2.0, whole genome shotgun sequence DNA includes these proteins:
- the asb5a gene encoding ankyrin repeat and SOCS box protein 5 isoform X2: MQQTATQNQILLCVIKGSWADRSPLHDAACQGRLLALRNLILQGHNVNVVTIDHVSPLHEACLGDHVACARALIAAGANVNVTTIDGVTPLFNACSVGSVSCAEVLLENGAKPQALVFQPSPIHQASSKGSSGCVETLIRWGADVDFDIPHLGTPLYTACVSQAIECVQRLLREGANVQKGRYMESPLHAAAEKDCTAIVKLLLDFGADIHARNIEFQRPVEAAPPSSLTEGFLLVYEATPQPLSQLCRQRIRDRVGRDRFHLINHLPLPNPLRNYLQYR; this comes from the exons ATGCAGCAAACAGCAACACAAAATCAAATCTTGTTGTGCGTTATTAAAG GGTCCTGGGCAGACCGCTCACCCTTACATGATGCTGCATGCCAAGGTCGTCTCTTAGCTCTGAGGAATCTCATTTTACAG GGCCACAATGTAAATGTAGTCACTATAGACCATGTGAGTCCTCTGCACGAGGCCTGCCTTGGAGACCATGTAGCATGTGCCAGAGCTCTGATAGCTGCAGGAGCCAAT GTGAACGTCACCACCATTGATGGGGTGACTCCTCTTTTCAATGCGTGCTCAGTGGGCAGTGTATCATGTGCAGAGGTCCTTCTGGAGAACGGGGCCAAACCCCAGGCTCTGGTATTTCAGCCCTCGCCCATTCACCAAGCCAGCAGTAAAG GCAGCAGTGGGTGTGTGGAGACTCTAATCAGATGGGGAGCCGACGTGGACTTTGACATTCCTCACCTGGGAACGCCCCTCTACACCGCCTGTGTCTCTCAGGCGATAGAGTGTGTccagaggctgctgagggaag GAGCAAATGTACAGAAAGGTAGATATATGGAGTCTCCCTTACACGCTGCCGCTGAGAAGGACTGCACTGCCATTGTTAAGCTGTTGTTGGACTTTGGGGCAGATATCCATGCCAGGAACATTGAGTTCCAGAGACCTGTGGAGGCTGCTCCCCCCAGCAGCCTGACAGAGGGGTTTCTACTGGTCTATGAGG CCACGCCCCAACCATTGAGTCAGCTGTGTCGACAGCGTATCCGTGACCGTGTGGGCCGTGACAGGTTTCACCTCATCAACCATCTTCCCCTTCCCAACCCCCTCAGGAACTACCTCCAGTACAGATGA
- the asb5a gene encoding ankyrin repeat and SOCS box protein 5 isoform X1, whose product MEKGNNDDAVWNASGAILDIDPGSWADRSPLHDAACQGRLLALRNLILQGHNVNVVTIDHVSPLHEACLGDHVACARALIAAGANVNVTTIDGVTPLFNACSVGSVSCAEVLLENGAKPQALVFQPSPIHQASSKGSSGCVETLIRWGADVDFDIPHLGTPLYTACVSQAIECVQRLLREGANVQKGRYMESPLHAAAEKDCTAIVKLLLDFGADIHARNIEFQRPVEAAPPSSLTEGFLLVYEATPQPLSQLCRQRIRDRVGRDRFHLINHLPLPNPLRNYLQYR is encoded by the exons ATGGAGAAAGGTAACAATGATGATGCAGTCTGGAATGCATCTGGTGCTATTCTGGATATTGACCCAG GGTCCTGGGCAGACCGCTCACCCTTACATGATGCTGCATGCCAAGGTCGTCTCTTAGCTCTGAGGAATCTCATTTTACAG GGCCACAATGTAAATGTAGTCACTATAGACCATGTGAGTCCTCTGCACGAGGCCTGCCTTGGAGACCATGTAGCATGTGCCAGAGCTCTGATAGCTGCAGGAGCCAAT GTGAACGTCACCACCATTGATGGGGTGACTCCTCTTTTCAATGCGTGCTCAGTGGGCAGTGTATCATGTGCAGAGGTCCTTCTGGAGAACGGGGCCAAACCCCAGGCTCTGGTATTTCAGCCCTCGCCCATTCACCAAGCCAGCAGTAAAG GCAGCAGTGGGTGTGTGGAGACTCTAATCAGATGGGGAGCCGACGTGGACTTTGACATTCCTCACCTGGGAACGCCCCTCTACACCGCCTGTGTCTCTCAGGCGATAGAGTGTGTccagaggctgctgagggaag GAGCAAATGTACAGAAAGGTAGATATATGGAGTCTCCCTTACACGCTGCCGCTGAGAAGGACTGCACTGCCATTGTTAAGCTGTTGTTGGACTTTGGGGCAGATATCCATGCCAGGAACATTGAGTTCCAGAGACCTGTGGAGGCTGCTCCCCCCAGCAGCCTGACAGAGGGGTTTCTACTGGTCTATGAGG CCACGCCCCAACCATTGAGTCAGCTGTGTCGACAGCGTATCCGTGACCGTGTGGGCCGTGACAGGTTTCACCTCATCAACCATCTTCCCCTTCCCAACCCCCTCAGGAACTACCTCCAGTACAGATGA